The sequence TTTTTTATGGATTTAATGCGGCTGTTTCACCGACTCCATGATGGAAGTGATCGTGAACTCTTCGTCGTTCTCGCCCTTCATCACCGACTCCCGTTTCACCTCACCGAACCCTTCCACAAAATAGCGCCTGTTGACGTAGTCATTCCCTTTTTCTTCTATTACGATGGCATGATCGAATTTTTGGTAGGGTGTATCGACGGAAGCATCCGTATCGACGACTGTCCAATGCTCAAAGGAAGCCCCTTTTTCAAATGGCTTCTGCAAATAGATTCCCTGCCGTTCCATCTGCTTGATCTCTGCGATGGACGGTGCATTGGATTCCGTATCGACATGCTCTTCATCCAATTTGATGATTTTGTCCTCTTCGACCTTGAACAGCTTCCGGATCAGAGAGCCGCCGTTGTCTTCATAGGTCATGACAATGTCTTCATATGGATGAAACACCTGCATGTCGATTTCGGCATACTCATTCCCGAGCCCTTTGTAATGCACTTTTGAGCCATCGGGAAGGAAATAGTCCATCATCGCGGGATTCTGGATATCGCCGTGTTCTTCATCACTGTCAGCTTTTGTCTTTTCGGGATCGCCGCTGCTGTCCGCCCGGTTCTCCTCACCGTCACCTGTACTGTCTTCGTCAAGCGGTGTCCGTTCTCCGCTATTGCCTGAATTATCGGGAGTGGTAACATCCTGACCGTTCAGTTTCGAGCAGGCGGGCGTGAGAAGAAGGGGGATGATCAGCAGCAGGAAACCTATCCATCGGTTCATTGCAATCCTCTCCTTTTTCTTTAGTATTTCCGGATTGCCCAAAATCATGTCCGTCAAAATAGAAAAACACAGGAGCCGCCGGATCATCCGGCGGCTCCTGTGTTTTTGATTTCAATCAGTTCCCTGCAGGCTGTGCTTCTTTCCATTCCAAGTACTCATCATAGCCCATCATCTTGTCGAAAATCGTTCCGTCGTCGTTGATTTCGATGACGCGATTCGCAATTGTCTGGATGAACTGATGGTCATGGGAGGTGAAGAGCATAGCACCCTTGTACGCGATCAGGCCGTTGTTAAGCGCTTGGATGGACTCGAGGTCCAAGTGATTCGTCGGCTCGTCGAGAAGAAGGACGTTTGCATTTGTGAGCATCATCTTGGACAGCATGCAGCGGACCTTTTCGCCACCCGAGAGGACGGACGGTTTCTTGTTCACTTCTTCGCCGGAGAACAGCATACGGCCGAGGAATCCGCGCAGGAACGTCTCGGTTTCATCTTCCGGTGAATAGGGACGGAGCCACTCGACAAGTGTCTTTTCATTCCCTTTGAAGAATTCGCTGTTGTCGATCGGGAAGTATGCACGCGACGTTGTAACACCCCATTTGACACTTCCAGCGTCCGCTTCCGCTTCTTCCGCGAGAATATCGAGGAGTGCCGTCTTCGCGAGCGGGTTGCCGATCAGGACGACTTTGTCTTCCTTGTTCAACGTGAACGATGCATCTTTCAGCAATTGGACGCCATCCTGGTTCTTGGACAGGTCACGGACCATCAGCACGTCGTTGCCGATTTCACGGCCAAGCTGGAAATTGACGTATGGATAGCGGCGAGACGAAGGCTTGATGTCGTCGAGCTGGATCTTGTCGAGAGTCTTCTTCCGCGAAGTCGCTTGTTTCGACTTTGAAGCGTTGGCGCTGAACCGTGCGATGAACGCTTGCAGTTCCTTCACTTTCTCTTCCTTTTTCTTGTTCTGTTCCTGGGACAATTTCAGCGCAAGCTGGCTTGACTCGTACCAGAAGTCATAGTTACCGGCATAGATCTGGATTTTGCTGAAGTCGAGGTCCGCGATATGCGTACACACTTTGTTCAGGAAGTGACGGTCGTGGGATACGACGATGACCGTGTTTTCGAATCCGATCAGGAATTCCTCCAGCCACTGGATCGCTTTCAGATCGAGGTGGTTGGTCGGCTCATCGAGAAGCAGCACGTCAGGTTTACCGAACAGGGCCTGTGCGAGGAGCACTTTCACTTTGTCCGAACCTGTCAGTTCAGCCATTTTCATCGAGTGCATACTTTCAGGAATACCGAGGCCCTGGAGAAGGATTGCTGCTTCCGATTCAGCTTCCCAGCCGTTCAGCTCGCCGAATTCGCCTTCGAGCTCAGCTGCACGCATGCCGTCCTCGTCGGAAAAGTCCTCTTTCATGTAAATGGCGTTTTTCTCTGTCATAATGTCATACAGGCGCTTATGACCCATGATGACGGTATCCAGTACGGCTTCGTCTTCATATTGGAAGTGGTCCTGTTTCAGGACTGCAAGACGATCGTCATTATTGAGGATGACATTGCCTGTCTGCGGCTCCAGTTCTCCTGAAAGGATTTTCAGGAATGTGGATTTGCCGGCACCGTTCGCACCGATCAGACCGTAACAGTTGCCGGGGTTGAACTGTATATTAACATCTTCGAAAAGTTTCCGGTCCCCGAACCGGAGACTGACATTACTCACTGCTAACATGATTGACCTCCTAAAATTCACACTTTGCCTATTATAGCATGAATACCGGCGCCTGGGGAACCATTCAAAGTGGCATAATCCCGCTGCCGGATTTACAATGGAAACAGCCGCGTAAACTGCGCAGTCAGCTGCTCTGCTGCTGTCTGCCGAGTGCACGCCGGTTCTGGTAGGCTGCAAGTGTGCCGAGCTCTTTATTGATGCAATATTCCATTTGTACATAATGTTTTCGTTCTGGCAGATAGGTCGGCTCAAGCCCCCTGATGGAGCGGATGAAATAATAGCCGTTGATCTGCCGGAAGATGACTACAGCGTCAGGAAACAAGTCGAATATACCTTTGATCTGATACTTGCGTGTATACGACCAATGTATGATTTTCATGTACGCCACCCTTTCACTGGAAATTATAACCGCAGTGAGGGGCAAACGCAAGTTCGGAGGAACCTGTGAGGGAAGGGACTGCCTATGGAAACCAATCAAATGACTATTAAGCAGATGTACTTGATGATTTTCGCCATTTTTGCAGTATCGCTCAATATGCGGCCGGCTGTCACATCGATCGGTCCGCTGCTCGATACGATTCGGGCCGATCTGGAACTTACGAACGCACAGGTCAGTCTGCTGACCGCCTTGCCGGTCGTCTGCATGGGGATTTTTGCATCGCTTGCGCCGGTGCTGAACCGCCGTATCGGACTGAATGCGACGATGGTGGCAATGGTGCTGCTGATCGGTGTCATGACGGCTGTCCGGGAATTCATCCCGACGTACTCTATGCTCGTCATTTCGTCCGTCGGGGCAGGTGTCGCCATCGCAGTGGCCGGTCCGCTGCTGTCCGCGATGATCAAACAGAACTTCCCGCATCGTGCGGGCGCGGTGATCGGCATCTATTCGTTCGGTCTCGGGACCGGCGCTACACTGAGTACAGGGTTATCCGCCTACTTCTATGAAGCGACGGGTTCGTATCCGTTTGCCCTCAGCATCTGGGCGGTGCTTGCGTTCATCGGTGTCGCTGCCTGGCTGTCTTCCGCGAATGACACGGTCATGGTGAGGCAGAACGCGAAGCAGAAGACAGTTGCCGCTGCAAGCCCGGGCCGCTCCCCATGGAAGACGGGGAAAGCCTGGCTGTTCCTGCTGTTCTTCGGACTCCAGTCGGCCGCGTTCTTTTCCGTCGTCATCTGGCTGGCACCGATCGCCGTCTCGAAAGGCATGACGCTCGTACAGGCGGGAACGCTCGTCAGCATGATGACGGCAGTGCAGATCGTCCTCAATATCTCGATTCCGCTGATGATGGAAAAGTACCCCGGCAGGAAGATGTGGCTGCTGTTCATCCTGTCCGTGGGTCTGATTGCTGTCGGGCTGTTTTATACAGGCTATATCCCGCTGCTCTGGGTCGGGGCTCTGCTGATGGGCATCCCGCTTGGCGGAATGTTTCCGATCGCACTCGTGCTTCCGCTGGACGAAACGGAGAGCGCTGCGGAAACCAATTCATGGACTGCAATGATGCAGACGGGAGGATATGTGATCGGCGGTCTGCTGCCGCTCGTCATCGGGGTCCTATATGATCTGACGGGAACCCATCAGGTGACCATCTCATTGTTTGCAGCGATGTTTGTCGGAATGATCATTCTCGCTGTGCTGATCGGCGACAGAGCAGAGACATGAACCCATTGGAAAAGGGGCGCCCGGTAATGGGGCGCCCCTTTGTTTTTTGTGTCTTGCTGATTATCGAATCGTCAATAGTGGATGATTGTTTTCGAAATGTGATGTGTCACAACGATCATTTGCCGCGGTCGTTGTCCAGCAGGTGTTTCCTAACATAAGCAACGCAAACCCTACCTACTTTTGCGTCCTTGCGGCCCTATAGCCGCGCCAGTGTGAATACGTATTATCGGTAAACATTCCGCAGAATGCCAGAATTCAAACAATCAACAAAACAATTGTTAACTTATAAAGTATACCAGCTGTTCACCCTCATGTCAACTGATGGTCTTTTTTGTTCTATTTACTTCCTCCTGACCTTACAGTAGAAAAAAGGGAGGAGAGAACTTGGAGATAGATGGCGTATTCTCAGGCGGCGGCATGAAAGGGCTCGCACTTGTCGGAGCCTGCAAAGTATTTGAAGAGAATGGGTACACGTTCAAAAATACGGTCGGTACGAGTGCAGGAGCAATCGTTGCCGCAATGATCGCTTCCGGCTACTCGGCCAGCGAGATGGAGGACGTCCTGATGGAACAGGACTTCCCGGCTCTGCTCGATGCCCGCAAGACTTGGTTTCCCGTGCCATTCCTTAAATGGATCCAGCTGTACTGGAAGATGGGGCTGTACAAAGGGGTAGCGCTGGAGAACTGGTTCAGTGACCTGCTTGCGGAAAAAGGGGTGTACACGTTTGCAGACCTGCCGGAAGGGTCGCTGAAAATCGTCGTGTCCGATTTGACGAACGGCAAGCTGGTCATCCTGCCAGATGATCTGGAAGAGTATGGACTCCGGCCGGACTTTTTCCCGGTGGCCCGTGCGCTGCGGATGAGTACCAGCATCCCTTTCTTTTTCGAGCCTGTCCCCCTCCATTCCTTGGCCGGCAATGCCGTCACTGTGGACGGAGGGGTGCTGAGCAACTTCCCGCTCTGGGTGTTCGGTGAAGCAGAAAAACCGCCCGCACGGCCAGTTGTCGGAATGAAGCTCACGTATGAAGCCGGACACAAAAAAGAAAAATCCATCCGGAACGGTCTCACCCTTTACGAAGCCCTCTTTTCGACGATGAAAGACGCACATGACCAAAAGCATATTCCAAAGCATCTGGAACAGGATGTGCTGTTCATTCCGACGGAGGGGATCTCCGCTGTACAGTTCGCCCTCTCTGATGAAGAGAAGCAGGAACTCCTCCAGTCGGGCACCCGATCTGCCGAGAAGTATCTGAAAACCGCCACGTTCACCGGCAGGCATCCTGTTCTGCGCCACAGACGGATGACTGGCTGATCAATCTCCAAAACCAATGCTAGTTCTTTCTTAACATGTGGCATAATAGTCGTGAGTATATATAACTATTCAAAACTAAAGGCGGTGTCCGGCTATGAAGCGATCGATCAAACAACTGTTACTCGGAATGGCACTCCTGTCCATCATACTTACACTCGCCAGCAGCCTGTATGCCGGATACCGGGCCGACCGGCAGACACTGAAAGACATCACCCTGGAGACCAATTCGGCATATGCCCAGAAACTTGCGAAGATTACAGAAGGCTATCTCCTGCGGACGGAACGGACGCTCGCATATTCGGCTTCGAGCCTGTCAAAGGCGGTCAGCTTTGAAAACACCGAATACTTGAACCGTGAAGCGGAACGGCTGGTGGTCCAGTCGGAATCCTTGAGCTCTGTCGTCATTACGGACGGCAGGGGCATCATCCGGGGGACATCGAAAGGTGTGGAAGGGCTGGTCGGTGAGCCTATGCAAGGGACGGATACAGTGAAATCACTGCATACTGGTCTGCCGGAGATCAGTGAGCCGTTCACTTCCAAAACGGGTCGTCTGATCGTTTTCATCAGCACCCCGATCCTTAACGCTGATGGGGAGATTGCCGGCATGGTCGGCGGCAGCATTTATCTATCGGAAGAGAATGTACTCTATAACCTGCTTGGTCAGCATTTCTATGAGGACGGTTCGTATGTATACGTCGTCGACAGCCGGGGGATGCTCATGTACCATGTGGATCCGAGCAGGGTAGGGGAATATGTTGACAATAACAAAGTCATCGAAGAACTCAAGCGGGGGAATGAAGGCAGTATGCAGCTTGTGAACAGCCGGGACCAGAAGATGCTTGCAGGATATGCTGTCATCCCGCTGACAGGCTGGGGTATCGTCTCCCAGCGGCCTGCCGAAAAAGCGCTTGCTCCTGCGAATCGGATGCTGTTGGAAATGATCGTCAAAACAATTCCGCTGCTTATCCTCTCTGCTCTGCTCATTCTATATATGGCGTCCAGAATCGCAAGACCTCTGGAACGCCTTGCGGGGTATGCGGCCGATCATAAGAATGGCACCGGTCCGCAGACTGTCGACAGCGGGGCCTGGTACCGTGAGGCGATCGAACTGGACAGGGCGCTCAATGACAGTTTCATGAATTACCGGGAACAAATGGACCATTTCATACTGGAGTCCTCGACAGATCCACTGACCGGCCTGTTCAACCGGAGGGCGCTGACTGAACAAACGCGCACCCTGACCGAGCAGAAAACGGGATTCTCGCTTATCATCCTGGATATCGACCGATTCAAACGGATCAACGACACATACGGTCACAGTGCCGGCGATGAGGTGCTGAAGTTCCTGGCCCGCAAGATGACGGAGCACACCGGGACAGCCGGCACCTGCTACCGGTATGGCGGCGAGGAGTTTGTCATCGTTCTGCCCGGCAGAACCAGCAGGGAAGCGGCCCGCTTTGCAGACCGGCTCCGGATCGATGTCTCTGCTGAGAACAGCCCTGTCGGTGAACCGATCACATTCTCCGCTGGGACAGCTCAGCTGCCGGAACATGCCATCCACTTTTTACGTCTGATTGAAATTGCTGATGAGTGCCTGTATTACGCCAAAGAAAATGGCCGTAACCGTGTCGTCGATGCAGAGGAATTCCAACCTACAGTGTAGGCACCCTTCCCGGAGACAGATAAAAGTGATAAACTATACAACAGCTTATAAAGAAACAGGTGTTGACTATGATTGGCAGAAACGATCCGTGCCCTTGCGGCAGCGGGAAAAAGTATAAGAAATGCTGTGAGACGAATGAACAGACGACCGTAGAAGCCGTGAAATCCGAAGAGATCGAGCGGACCCTGCAGGCGTTCTATGATGAATACCCGAAGAAAAAGGATTTCGGAGACTACCGGGAATTTGCACTCAACTGGAAACGGCCGCTCGCCTCTTCCTATAATGAAGAAATGATCGAAGCGATTGCGCTTGATGAATTCTTTTTCCATCACCGTCATGATATTTGGGCAGGCTTTGTTAAGAAACAGCTGAAGAAAGCGATCCGGCCTTCCATCATCCGGCTTCTGGAAAATTGGGGGACCCCCCTCACACTTCTTGGTCAGGTGAAGACATCGGACGCTGAGACGATCACTGTTATGGACCGACTGAGGGAGAAAGAGGTCCTGCTTCGGAAAGAAACAGGCAAGCCCATACCGGACGGGGTCCATCTCTGGTGCTTCACGCTGCCGGAAGACAAAGAAAACGGCCGTCTTCTGGCCGTCTCGACGCTGATCTTCTTCCCGGTTGATCAGCAGCCGGTGTTCGAAGCGTTTGTCAGCAGGTTCAGAGCTCAGTCTGAGGAACCGGAAGCCTTCATGGCAGCGCAGGCTGTTTCCTTATGGGAGGCGCTCGCCGAAAATGGCTATGAAGGGGAGGAGTTCACCCATTTCGAGCAGGGTGTCCTCAGCCGGTTGGCAGCGTTCCTGGAAGAGAACGGCCGGGACAGCGGCCAGCTGCTTGACCTTGTAGAGGATTACCTGGTCGAGGAGCAGCCGAACGCACGGAAAGATGCAGCCGTCGCGGCCGGAGCGATCCGTTATGGAATGGAAAGCGGTCTGATCGAGCCTCTCGATCTCACGGTAAAAGCGATTGCCGGTTCGTTCGAGGTTTCCCCATCGTCGCTGAACCGGTATTATACCGGTCTCTCAGAATACGCTGAACGGAAAAAGTGACATGAAAAGGCAGCGGACCGCAACTGAATTGCGGTCTGCTGCCTTTTTTTGTTTTCAGTGAAAGGATGGCTGCTTCGTTACCCCTTGGTGCCTGCGGCCGATTTCCCGAACGAGAATTCCCGCCAGTCTGAAATTTCATAGGTAGGTACAGCGTCAGTCTTATTTTCAAGCTTATCCGGATTGAACCAGCATGTATCGAGGCCGGCCTGATTTCCGCCCTTGATATCCGAAGTGAGGGAATCACCGGTCATCAGTACACGGGAAGTTTCGTCCGCTCCAAGACGTTCAAGTGCCTCACGGAAGATTTCCGGCCGCGGTTTCTGATAGCCTGCTTCTTCGGACGACAGAATGACCTTGAAGCGCTCGTTCAGCGGGGAACAGGCGATACGTGCAATCTGTGCCTTTACGAAACCGTTTGTCACGATAGCAAGCGGAGCATCGCCGAGCGAGTCGAGCATATCGACCACTCCGTCGATCAGGTGCGCCTCCTCTCCGAGCATCGCCAAGTATGTCTCCGAGAATTCATCGGCATCCAGCCGAATATCAAACCGCCGGAACAATTCCCGGAACCGGCTTACCTTCAGTTCGGCCATCGTCGTCCTGCCTTCTTCAAGCTCCCGCCAGAGAACGCTGCTGATCTTGCGGTATTCCGAACGGTATGCATCGAGTCCTTCCGCAAGTCCAGCTTCCGTGAATGCCCGTTTGAACGCATTGCGCTCACTTGTTTCAAATTCAAGCAGGGTATCATCCAAATCGAATAGAAATACATCGTAATCCATTTACTTCATCACCTGTCCATCTTCATGTTTTTCTGCAGTATATCATTGGGGGAACCGACGGACAACCCATCCGGAATACTGCATGAATTTTTAGAAAACCGATCTGAATCCCGTTTAGTATTTAATGCTGAAGGGAAAGAGGAATAGGGAAGCAAACTATGAGGAGGTCGAAGCGACTATGTCACTTAGTGAAGAACTTCAAACTCTGAAAGATTTCCATTGCGAGAACCGCTGTGTCCTCAGTGTCTATCTGAACACCAACCCGGCAGACCCTGATCAGCAGAAGGGTGCTTGGAAGATCCAGCTGAAGTCCGGCTTCAAGCGGCTGGAAGAATATCTGGCTGCGGCAGATGACAAAGCGGAAACAGAAGCATTCAAGAAAGCGAAAGACCGTGTCGTCAAGGAGATCGAGGACAACCGGAACGACTTGAAAAAAGGAGTCGTCATCTTTGCGTCAGCGGATCCTGAACTTTTTTCCGTCTATTACGTGCAAATTCCGATTGAAACGAACTTCTACTGGGAAGACCATCCCGTCATCGACGAACTTCATAATATGCTCAGCGCTTATCCGAACTCGGGAATCGTCATGCCGAGCTTCGGCAATGTCCGTTTCCTGGATACTGCAATGGGCTACGTCGGCGATGACTTCACCTATACATTCGACTCCGGACTCGACGTCTGGCGTGAACAGAAAGGGCTCAACCCTTCAGGAAGCCGCGGCACAGGCGGCAGCCACGTGGACGATCTGGATGATAGATTGAAAGAGAATCTCGAGCGGTTCTACAAATCACTTGCCGGTGACATCAGTAAGATGAAAAAAGAACGGCATTGGGATGAAGTCCACATCATCGGCGAAGCGGAATATGCGCAGGCGTTCGCAGCTGCCATGCAGAAGAAGCCGGACAGCATCCAGCACAAGAATCTCAATAATTCCGGCGCGGATAAGGTGCTCCATGAAGTGTTCGGCAAATAAAAAATTCAGCAGAGACCGTCCATGTATAAGGGCGGTCTTTTCGTCGAAAAATAATGACAAATCGCATTCATGGGGAATGTGTGGTAGGATACTAACAAAATGAGATAGGACGTGACTGTATTGATATCGATTACCATCCCTGAAATCACTGTAAAAATTGAACAGCGCCTGCAGAAACAGATGGCATCCGAAACACCGATCACCCCGGTGAACGGGTTCGTCGATCTGCATGAGATTCCACGCGACAAAGGCGGGATTATCCTGTTCTATAACAAACAGGACGAATTGCTGTTCGTCGGCAAAGCACGGAAACTGCGCCCGCGAGTGAAGAAACATCTGGAGGACAACGTGTCCCCGTTGAAACCTCACCGGGACGAAGTGAATAAGATCGGCGTCATCCTAGTTGAAGACCCGATGGAGCGCGAAATTTACGAAACGTACATCATCAATACCATGCGTGCGAAGTACAATACCGATAAAGTCTTTTTCGAATAATTTCCAAGGAGGCGTCAGCAGTGGACTTACGAATTGAGAAGATCACAGAGCAGATCAGCGAGATGATCGGCCTGCAAAACTGCCGTCTGCATAATACGTCGTTATTTGAACGGCCGTGTGCGTTCGGAGGCACGGACATCATAGTATCCTGCGACTGGTACCCGGCTGATACGGATGTTGAGGAGGAAGACGTGAACTTGCCGGATGGCGCAGTGTCCGTCGACTATTCCCTCCGCTTCGGACAGATCACACTGGCAGTTGCAGCCGGCGGCACGTCATGTGCAATGCCGCTCACTGCGGACAGCGACAAAACCGCTTTTTTCAAAAAGTGGGCTGAACAGCAGACCGGCTTGGAATTCGGACAGTCCCTGACGCTGACTGCTGCCGGTGAAGATGGGTACGAAGCAATCCTGACACACGGAGGGTTCCCTCTGGCAACCGAATCCCATATGAAGATCGAATGGGATGCGGACGGCCGCCTGCTGACAGCGATCATGCCCCTGCTCGCATCACAGGTGTTCGAGCCGGCTGTATTCGACTTGACGCTCGAAGATGTGGAGCCGCTCGTCCGGGAGCAGCTGACACTCGTCCGTCTGCCGATCGAGGAAGAAGAGCGGTTTGCGGATTATTATGCGATCGATGAAGTATATATCACACAGGACGGTCATGTGCTTCCGTATGATACGGAAGACCAGGGGGCATGCTTCCCGGCCGCCCTCCTGACTTGGACGGGGGAAGAAGAGATCAGCGATGTGCGGCACCCGGTCACTCCGTTCCGTTCCAATCTTGCTGCGGACGAGGCATTCCGGATTCTGGCTGAGCCGTCTGAAAACCTGAATAGTGCAGATCTCGAAGAAGCTGCCCGATCGGCTGCCCGTTTCCTGGGATCCGCAGTGTCGGATGGGTCAGGGGAATGGGAGCTGTACAAAGTGTACAGGCAGCCGGGGATCATCGAAGCCGAATGCCGCATGGTCGGCGGCATCAACGGGCCGCTGCGCAGAAAACTGAAACTGCTGATGGATGTCCATACATATGAAGTGCTGAATTACATGGATTCCTATGAAATGGCAAGATTGTTCGAAGGCTTCACCCAGCCGCTCGTCGCAACCGTCTCGCAGGAGAGTGCATTCGACGAGATGGTGCCGTTCATCACCATGGATCCGGTCTATGTCTATCACCAGGAAACGGAGCGGTATAAATTGTGCGGCTTCCTCGATTCCGAAGAGTGTGTCGACGCGGTGACAGGCGATCTGAAAAATCTAAACGACGTGTAAACTGCTGGTTTGCCTGAAACGAGGGTACGGAATGAAAGAACGGGAACAATGGACATCGAAAATCGGATTCATCTTAGCGGCGGCCGGGAGTGCAATCGGTCTCGGCGCAATATGGAAATTCCCTTACATGGCAGGCATGAATGGCGGGAGTGTGTTCGTGCTGCTGTTCATCCTCTGCACATTGGCGATTGGTCTGCCGATCCTCCTGGCTGAGTTTGTCATCGGCAGGCGCGGACAGGCGGACGCCGTCACATCGCTTGAACGGCTGTCGAGCAGCAGGAAGTGGAATTGGGCCGGCTGGATGGGTCTGGCCGCGTCGTTCATCATCCTGTCATTCTACAGTGTGGTCGGCGGCTGGATCCTGTCTTACCTGATCCGGTCCCTGACAGGCGGCTTGAGCAATGTCAGCTATGGACAGCTGTTCAACGGTATCATCGAAAATCCATTCGAGGTGCTGATCGCCCAGGCCGCTTTCCTCATGCTGACCATCTGGATCGTCCAGAGCGGCATCCGGGGCGGCGTCGAACGGGCCAGCCGGTGGATGATGCCGCTGCTGTTCATCTTCTTCGTCGTTCTCGGAATCCGGTCGCTGACGCTTGACGGTGCAATGGAAGGGCTGAAATTCCTGTTCGTGCCGGACTGGTCCTATTTGAACGGAAAGACCTTCCTGCTCGCGCTTGGCCAGGCGTTCTTCTCGCTCAGTGTCGGGGTCACCGCTATGATGACGTACGCATCCTATCTGAACAAAGAAGAGCGGCTCGGGCAGTCTGCCGTGAACGTTTCGGTACTTAACATCGTCATCTCCCTGCTCGCGGGAATCGTCATCTTTCCGGCCGTTTTCGCGCTCGGCCAATCGCCTGCGGAAGGCCCCGGGCTGATTTTCGTCATTCTGCCGGCCATCTTCAACGAAATTCCGTTCGGCGGCTTTTTCCTGCTCGTCTTCTTCATCCTTATGCTGTTTGCGACCCTGACCTCGGCAATTGCAATGCTTGAAATTGTCGTGTCGACGGGAATCCGAAGCAAAGTCGAACGGCGGGGCCGTGCTGCATGGCTGTTCGGCGGCCTGATCTTCATCGTCGGGATTCCGAGTGCCCTGTCATTCGGCCTGCTCCAGGACGTCCAGATCTTCGGCGGTTCAATCTTCGATTTTGCGGATCTGCTGACGAGCCGGATCGCGATGCCGCTTGGCGCTCTCGCCGTCTCTGTCTTTGCAGGTTTCGTGCTGAGCCAGCAGGATACTGCAGATGAACTGAAGATGAATCCGACACTGCATACAATTTGGAAAACGCTCGTCCGGTATATCGTGCCGGCAGCGATCGTCATCATTTTCGCGACATGGATTGTTGATCTACTATAAT comes from Sporosarcina trichiuri and encodes:
- a CDS encoding ABC-F family ATP-binding cassette domain-containing protein, giving the protein MLAVSNVSLRFGDRKLFEDVNIQFNPGNCYGLIGANGAGKSTFLKILSGELEPQTGNVILNNDDRLAVLKQDHFQYEDEAVLDTVIMGHKRLYDIMTEKNAIYMKEDFSDEDGMRAAELEGEFGELNGWEAESEAAILLQGLGIPESMHSMKMAELTGSDKVKVLLAQALFGKPDVLLLDEPTNHLDLKAIQWLEEFLIGFENTVIVVSHDRHFLNKVCTHIADLDFSKIQIYAGNYDFWYESSQLALKLSQEQNKKKEEKVKELQAFIARFSANASKSKQATSRKKTLDKIQLDDIKPSSRRYPYVNFQLGREIGNDVLMVRDLSKNQDGVQLLKDASFTLNKEDKVVLIGNPLAKTALLDILAEEAEADAGSVKWGVTTSRAYFPIDNSEFFKGNEKTLVEWLRPYSPEDETETFLRGFLGRMLFSGEEVNKKPSVLSGGEKVRCMLSKMMLTNANVLLLDEPTNHLDLESIQALNNGLIAYKGAMLFTSHDHQFIQTIANRVIEINDDGTIFDKMMGYDEYLEWKEAQPAGN
- a CDS encoding MFS transporter; protein product: METNQMTIKQMYLMIFAIFAVSLNMRPAVTSIGPLLDTIRADLELTNAQVSLLTALPVVCMGIFASLAPVLNRRIGLNATMVAMVLLIGVMTAVREFIPTYSMLVISSVGAGVAIAVAGPLLSAMIKQNFPHRAGAVIGIYSFGLGTGATLSTGLSAYFYEATGSYPFALSIWAVLAFIGVAAWLSSANDTVMVRQNAKQKTVAAASPGRSPWKTGKAWLFLLFFGLQSAAFFSVVIWLAPIAVSKGMTLVQAGTLVSMMTAVQIVLNISIPLMMEKYPGRKMWLLFILSVGLIAVGLFYTGYIPLLWVGALLMGIPLGGMFPIALVLPLDETESAAETNSWTAMMQTGGYVIGGLLPLVIGVLYDLTGTHQVTISLFAAMFVGMIILAVLIGDRAET
- a CDS encoding patatin-like phospholipase family protein, encoding MEIDGVFSGGGMKGLALVGACKVFEENGYTFKNTVGTSAGAIVAAMIASGYSASEMEDVLMEQDFPALLDARKTWFPVPFLKWIQLYWKMGLYKGVALENWFSDLLAEKGVYTFADLPEGSLKIVVSDLTNGKLVILPDDLEEYGLRPDFFPVARALRMSTSIPFFFEPVPLHSLAGNAVTVDGGVLSNFPLWVFGEAEKPPARPVVGMKLTYEAGHKKEKSIRNGLTLYEALFSTMKDAHDQKHIPKHLEQDVLFIPTEGISAVQFALSDEEKQELLQSGTRSAEKYLKTATFTGRHPVLRHRRMTG
- a CDS encoding sensor domain-containing diguanylate cyclase, whose translation is MKRSIKQLLLGMALLSIILTLASSLYAGYRADRQTLKDITLETNSAYAQKLAKITEGYLLRTERTLAYSASSLSKAVSFENTEYLNREAERLVVQSESLSSVVITDGRGIIRGTSKGVEGLVGEPMQGTDTVKSLHTGLPEISEPFTSKTGRLIVFISTPILNADGEIAGMVGGSIYLSEENVLYNLLGQHFYEDGSYVYVVDSRGMLMYHVDPSRVGEYVDNNKVIEELKRGNEGSMQLVNSRDQKMLAGYAVIPLTGWGIVSQRPAEKALAPANRMLLEMIVKTIPLLILSALLILYMASRIARPLERLAGYAADHKNGTGPQTVDSGAWYREAIELDRALNDSFMNYREQMDHFILESSTDPLTGLFNRRALTEQTRTLTEQKTGFSLIILDIDRFKRINDTYGHSAGDEVLKFLARKMTEHTGTAGTCYRYGGEEFVIVLPGRTSREAARFADRLRIDVSAENSPVGEPITFSAGTAQLPEHAIHFLRLIEIADECLYYAKENGRNRVVDAEEFQPTV
- a CDS encoding YecA family protein; amino-acid sequence: MIGRNDPCPCGSGKKYKKCCETNEQTTVEAVKSEEIERTLQAFYDEYPKKKDFGDYREFALNWKRPLASSYNEEMIEAIALDEFFFHHRHDIWAGFVKKQLKKAIRPSIIRLLENWGTPLTLLGQVKTSDAETITVMDRLREKEVLLRKETGKPIPDGVHLWCFTLPEDKENGRLLAVSTLIFFPVDQQPVFEAFVSRFRAQSEEPEAFMAAQAVSLWEALAENGYEGEEFTHFEQGVLSRLAAFLEENGRDSGQLLDLVEDYLVEEQPNARKDAAVAAGAIRYGMESGLIEPLDLTVKAIAGSFEVSPSSLNRYYTGLSEYAERKK
- a CDS encoding YjjG family noncanonical pyrimidine nucleotidase → MDYDVFLFDLDDTLLEFETSERNAFKRAFTEAGLAEGLDAYRSEYRKISSVLWRELEEGRTTMAELKVSRFRELFRRFDIRLDADEFSETYLAMLGEEAHLIDGVVDMLDSLGDAPLAIVTNGFVKAQIARIACSPLNERFKVILSSEEAGYQKPRPEIFREALERLGADETSRVLMTGDSLTSDIKGGNQAGLDTCWFNPDKLENKTDAVPTYEISDWREFSFGKSAAGTKG
- a CDS encoding VLRF1 family aeRF1-type release factor, which gives rise to MSLSEELQTLKDFHCENRCVLSVYLNTNPADPDQQKGAWKIQLKSGFKRLEEYLAAADDKAETEAFKKAKDRVVKEIEDNRNDLKKGVVIFASADPELFSVYYVQIPIETNFYWEDHPVIDELHNMLSAYPNSGIVMPSFGNVRFLDTAMGYVGDDFTYTFDSGLDVWREQKGLNPSGSRGTGGSHVDDLDDRLKENLERFYKSLAGDISKMKKERHWDEVHIIGEAEYAQAFAAAMQKKPDSIQHKNLNNSGADKVLHEVFGK